One segment of Pedosphaera parvula Ellin514 DNA contains the following:
- a CDS encoding Kdo hydroxylase family protein: MNGKVLTETGGASEQSHLNQHPWKQITGYEPGRGWANPVESVERARWCCEQLEDGQILYFRGIPFDFPEADRTFLLQQRQSDARIHKNISYRPKQDMLRGNLSDQPEDAERLHKIMRHFSGEITRLLTQTLAPYASNWALDFASFRPEEEKGRKLSLHKRNDLLHVDAFPSRPTRGARILRCFTNINPAEPRVWLTTDRFPQLAESFAKDAGLERIASTADHGGVMNALKRAIGLQPKNQSAYDRFMLRFHDYMKESERFQANCNKIQISIPPLTTWMCFTDSVPHAVLSGRYALEQTFIVPVHALVNPEKSPIRILERIAGHSLVQT; the protein is encoded by the coding sequence ATGAACGGCAAAGTTTTGACGGAAACTGGCGGAGCATCTGAACAGTCGCATCTGAACCAGCACCCTTGGAAACAGATTACAGGTTATGAGCCTGGGCGAGGCTGGGCAAATCCCGTGGAGAGTGTTGAACGCGCTCGTTGGTGTTGCGAGCAGTTGGAAGACGGGCAGATACTTTACTTCCGTGGGATACCCTTCGATTTTCCCGAAGCTGATCGCACCTTCCTGCTTCAACAGCGTCAAAGCGATGCCCGCATTCACAAGAATATTTCCTACCGTCCCAAGCAGGATATGCTGAGAGGCAACCTAAGCGACCAGCCCGAAGATGCTGAACGTCTGCACAAGATCATGCGCCACTTTTCCGGGGAGATAACCAGGTTGCTCACTCAAACACTTGCCCCTTATGCCTCAAATTGGGCGCTGGACTTTGCGAGTTTTCGTCCTGAAGAGGAAAAAGGGCGCAAACTATCATTGCATAAGCGAAACGATTTGCTCCACGTGGATGCCTTTCCGAGCCGCCCCACACGCGGTGCCCGGATTCTTCGCTGCTTTACAAACATCAACCCTGCTGAACCCCGTGTTTGGCTTACGACGGATCGTTTCCCGCAACTCGCGGAAAGCTTTGCCAAGGACGCTGGATTGGAACGAATTGCCAGCACTGCAGACCATGGCGGAGTTATGAATGCTCTTAAACGCGCCATCGGACTCCAACCTAAAAACCAATCGGCTTACGACCGTTTTATGTTGCGCTTTCATGATTACATGAAGGAGAGCGAAAGGTTTCAGGCTAATTGCAATAAAATCCAAATTTCCATTCCTCCTCTTACCACCTGGATGTGTTTTACAGATTCCGTGCCGCACGCAGTTTTGTCCGGTCGGTATGCTTTGGAACAGACCTTCATCGTTCCTGTTCACGCTCTGGTTAATCCTGAAAAGTCTCCCATTCGTATATTGGAGCGGATTGCAGGGCATTCGTTGGTGCAAACGTAG